A single genomic interval of Stieleria maiorica harbors:
- a CDS encoding c-type cytochrome: protein MKVHSLILTVAFLFLVPPQARSAENDSRADQAQARQDAVIVRAIERISDYDYRSDPAVAEAVMRQIRRSQGTPEFMRLVKRFKPDGIETQLVKTLVGDDRSAAVESAALLLELDAGRKAIRRRLNSTGQAVAVIETLGLLGNGRANHFLAEIVSDAERPYDQRRAAVTGLAKSNDGEKRLVALATEKKLVGDTFLVAGALLARSKDGGIRDAAAKVLPQPALKDAKPLPPIDELAQLRGDVAAGLKLFRGEATCANCHIVNDYGKDVGPNLSEIGTKLSREAMLTAVLAPSAGISHNYENFSVLTEEGQVITGLKISQTDNEIVIRTADAIDRTIPGEEVVTIKKSDTSIMPENLHHITGQQGLVDIVEYMMTLKKKG, encoded by the coding sequence ATGAAAGTTCACTCGTTGATTTTGACCGTTGCATTCCTATTTCTTGTCCCGCCGCAGGCGCGGTCTGCCGAAAACGACTCACGGGCCGACCAGGCCCAGGCCCGCCAAGACGCTGTGATCGTTCGCGCGATTGAGCGGATCAGCGATTACGACTATCGGTCGGATCCGGCGGTCGCCGAGGCGGTGATGCGGCAGATCCGACGCAGCCAGGGGACGCCGGAGTTCATGCGATTGGTCAAGCGTTTCAAACCCGATGGGATTGAAACCCAGTTGGTCAAAACGTTGGTCGGTGACGACCGATCGGCGGCGGTCGAATCGGCCGCATTGTTGTTGGAACTGGACGCCGGACGCAAAGCGATCCGCCGTCGGTTGAATTCAACCGGCCAAGCGGTCGCGGTGATCGAGACGCTGGGTTTGCTCGGCAACGGGCGCGCGAACCATTTCCTTGCCGAAATCGTCAGCGACGCGGAGCGTCCTTACGACCAACGCCGTGCCGCCGTCACCGGATTGGCGAAATCCAACGACGGGGAAAAACGGTTGGTCGCATTGGCAACCGAAAAAAAACTCGTCGGTGACACGTTCCTTGTCGCCGGCGCGTTGCTGGCACGCAGCAAGGACGGCGGCATCCGTGATGCTGCCGCCAAAGTGTTACCGCAACCGGCATTGAAGGACGCCAAACCGTTGCCGCCGATCGATGAATTGGCCCAACTGCGCGGCGATGTTGCGGCGGGGTTGAAGTTGTTTCGGGGCGAAGCAACTTGCGCCAACTGCCACATCGTCAATGACTACGGCAAAGACGTCGGGCCGAATCTGTCCGAGATCGGAACCAAGCTCTCACGCGAAGCGATGCTGACGGCTGTGTTGGCCCCCAGCGCGGGGATCAGCCACAACTATGAAAACTTCAGCGTGTTGACCGAAGAAGGCCAAGTGATCACGGGGCTAAAGATTTCACAGACCGACAACGAGATCGTGATCCGAACGGCCGATGCGATCGATCGAACGATCCCCGGCGAAGAGGTGGTGACGATCAAGAAGAGCGACACATCGATCATGCCGGAAAATCTGCATCACATCACCGGTCAGCAAGGATTGGTCGACATCGTGGAATACATGATGACGCTCAAGAAGAAAGGCTGA
- a CDS encoding PVC-type heme-binding CxxCH protein, with product MMCRHRLRLVLVLAPVMLCVCAGGLAASAVAADAEKKQILMVAGAPSHRYGAHEHFAGLRILQDAIEQSSEAAQVTLVRGWPSDEQIATADTIVIYSDGGRRHVAMDHRDQLRKRLSEGVGLVCLHYAVEMLPGESGKDWEELLGGHFEINYSVNPHWVAEFKSLPDHAITRGVQPFATDDEWYFHLRFTELGKVTPILSAVAPAHTMKRPDGDHSGNPHVRKSVAAGEPQTVAWAYERPDGGRSFGFTGGHHHWNWGNDDVRRLVTNAIRWTAGETIGPDGSSLGKEPVGIKRLLENQDYDRPKDFDEQATAERFQLTAEKKKTSERESAKPIYLSGRLTSETKRHRVEIDASIEGVSDLYLIIDDGGDGFACDWVDWVDPTIHGPDGSMSLVELGWQSATSGWGSVRKNANCSGKPWSVDGQVIGKNAIGTHADSVIHFKLPSGFNRLTVTGALDTGGTSQNGGATTSVRLAVYSGAAPATLGSAPDNAIDGDQRDPGNAIKGITIADGLEATLAACEPMLRSLTNLDIDSRGRVWVCDVMNYRGNQGSRPEGDRILILEDTDGDGVMDDAKTFYQGRDIDSAMGICVLENATGADVIVTASPNVWRFVDSDGDDVPDSKNAMFTGVGNPQHDHSGHSFLFGPDGKLYWNFGNTGEQVKDSDGETVIDIHGRAVVDNGAPLLGGMPFRCDLDGGNFEVLAHNFRNNWETTVDSFGTLWQSDNDDDGNRGTRINFVMEHGNYGYRDEITGGGWREPRINQEDEIMHRHWHLNDPGVVPNMLQTGAGSPSGICFYEGRLLPERFWDQIIHCDPGPNMVRAYPSKPDGAGYSATIEPLMTGTVDRWFRPADVCTAPDGSLFVTDWYDPGVGGHRQGDSDRGRLFRLAPPGTDYKIPTFDFTTPGGAVEALRNPTLAVRARAWRSLHAMGPKAEPALLQLYADSNPRLRARALWLLGKIDGRGEHYVAEALADANSDLRITAIRLAKQLTDQPSLWLADAVDDPSAAVRRELAVALRYDTSDAMPSLWAQLATSYDGQDRWYLEALGIGSDVRAAECFDAYLEAVDGRWDTPAGRDLVWRVRAPKAADAMVALIADPKRPLNETDRYFRSLEFHGADVRDAALKRLLP from the coding sequence ATGATGTGTCGACATCGACTTCGGCTGGTTCTCGTTCTCGCTCCAGTGATGCTTTGCGTGTGTGCCGGCGGACTGGCGGCATCCGCGGTTGCGGCCGATGCTGAGAAGAAACAGATCTTGATGGTCGCCGGGGCACCCTCGCACCGCTACGGCGCCCACGAACACTTCGCCGGGCTGCGAATCCTGCAAGACGCGATCGAGCAAAGCAGTGAGGCTGCCCAAGTCACCCTGGTCCGCGGCTGGCCGTCGGACGAACAGATCGCCACAGCGGACACGATCGTGATCTACAGCGATGGCGGTCGACGTCACGTCGCGATGGACCACCGCGACCAGCTCCGCAAACGTCTCTCCGAAGGCGTCGGGCTGGTGTGTTTGCACTACGCGGTCGAGATGCTGCCGGGCGAATCGGGCAAAGACTGGGAGGAACTGCTGGGCGGGCACTTCGAGATCAACTACAGCGTCAATCCGCACTGGGTGGCGGAGTTCAAGTCGCTGCCCGACCACGCGATCACACGTGGCGTCCAGCCGTTTGCGACCGACGATGAGTGGTATTTCCACTTACGATTCACCGAGCTTGGCAAGGTGACGCCGATCTTGTCCGCGGTCGCCCCTGCTCACACGATGAAGCGACCCGATGGCGATCACAGCGGCAACCCGCACGTCCGCAAAAGCGTCGCCGCGGGCGAGCCCCAAACGGTCGCCTGGGCTTACGAGCGTCCTGATGGCGGCCGGTCCTTCGGATTCACCGGTGGTCATCACCATTGGAACTGGGGCAACGACGACGTTCGACGCCTGGTGACCAACGCGATCCGCTGGACCGCCGGGGAAACCATCGGTCCGGATGGGTCTTCACTCGGCAAGGAACCGGTCGGGATCAAACGGTTGCTGGAAAATCAAGACTACGACCGTCCCAAGGACTTTGATGAGCAAGCCACTGCGGAGCGGTTTCAGCTGACGGCGGAAAAAAAAAAGACGAGTGAACGTGAATCCGCCAAGCCGATCTATCTCTCCGGAAGACTGACCAGCGAAACGAAGCGGCACCGTGTCGAGATCGATGCGTCGATCGAGGGCGTGTCGGATTTGTATTTGATCATTGACGACGGCGGAGACGGCTTTGCATGCGATTGGGTGGACTGGGTTGATCCGACCATTCACGGTCCGGACGGATCAATGTCGCTGGTCGAATTGGGCTGGCAATCGGCGACCAGCGGTTGGGGGAGCGTCAGGAAGAACGCCAATTGCAGCGGAAAACCCTGGTCGGTCGACGGCCAGGTGATCGGAAAAAATGCCATCGGAACGCACGCCGATAGCGTGATCCATTTCAAACTCCCCTCCGGTTTCAATCGGCTGACGGTGACCGGCGCATTGGACACCGGCGGAACGAGCCAGAATGGAGGGGCAACCACGAGCGTTCGTTTGGCGGTTTACTCTGGTGCCGCCCCCGCAACCCTCGGCAGCGCCCCGGACAATGCAATCGACGGCGACCAACGCGACCCCGGCAATGCGATCAAGGGAATCACCATCGCCGACGGCCTGGAAGCAACGCTCGCCGCCTGCGAACCGATGCTCCGCAGCCTGACGAATCTGGACATCGATTCGCGCGGACGCGTCTGGGTCTGTGACGTGATGAACTATCGAGGCAACCAGGGATCGCGTCCCGAAGGCGATCGGATCCTGATCCTGGAAGATACCGACGGCGACGGGGTCATGGACGATGCCAAGACGTTTTACCAGGGCCGTGACATCGATTCGGCGATGGGCATTTGCGTACTCGAAAATGCGACCGGGGCGGATGTCATCGTGACCGCTTCGCCCAACGTCTGGCGATTCGTCGATTCCGATGGTGACGACGTGCCGGACAGCAAGAACGCGATGTTCACCGGTGTCGGCAATCCGCAACACGACCACTCCGGTCACTCGTTCTTGTTCGGCCCCGACGGAAAACTCTACTGGAATTTCGGCAACACCGGCGAGCAGGTCAAAGACTCCGACGGCGAAACGGTCATCGACATTCACGGTCGGGCGGTGGTCGACAACGGGGCGCCGCTGCTGGGCGGCATGCCGTTTCGCTGTGATCTGGACGGGGGCAACTTCGAAGTCCTGGCCCACAACTTTCGCAACAACTGGGAAACGACCGTCGATTCGTTCGGCACGCTTTGGCAAAGCGACAACGACGATGACGGAAACCGTGGCACCCGAATCAATTTTGTGATGGAGCACGGCAATTACGGCTATCGTGACGAAATCACCGGCGGCGGCTGGCGCGAACCGCGGATCAATCAGGAAGACGAAATCATGCACCGCCATTGGCACCTGAACGACCCCGGCGTCGTCCCCAACATGCTGCAAACCGGCGCCGGGTCGCCCAGCGGCATCTGCTTTTACGAAGGCCGCTTGTTGCCCGAGCGATTCTGGGACCAGATCATCCACTGCGACCCCGGCCCCAACATGGTTCGCGCCTACCCCTCCAAACCCGACGGCGCCGGATACTCCGCGACGATCGAACCGCTGATGACAGGAACCGTCGATCGCTGGTTTCGGCCCGCCGACGTCTGCACCGCACCGGACGGTTCGCTGTTCGTGACCGATTGGTACGATCCCGGCGTGGGAGGACACCGCCAAGGCGACTCCGATCGCGGACGGCTGTTCCGATTGGCCCCACCGGGAACGGATTACAAGATCCCGACGTTTGATTTCACGACGCCCGGCGGAGCCGTCGAAGCGCTGCGAAATCCGACTCTGGCGGTGCGGGCGCGGGCTTGGCGGTCGCTGCACGCGATGGGCCCAAAGGCTGAACCCGCACTACTGCAGCTCTACGCCGATTCGAATCCACGCCTGCGTGCCCGCGCGCTGTGGTTGCTGGGCAAGATCGATGGACGTGGCGAACATTACGTCGCCGAGGCACTGGCCGATGCGAATTCCGATCTCCGAATCACGGCGATCCGATTGGCCAAGCAGCTGACCGACCAACCCTCGCTATGGTTGGCCGATGCGGTCGATGACCCGTCCGCGGCGGTCCGACGCGAGCTTGCGGTCGCACTGCGTTATGACACCAGCGATGCCATGCCGTCGCTGTGGGCCCAACTGGCGACGTCCTACGATGGACAAGATCGTTGGTATCTGGAAGCACTGGGAATCGGCAGCGACGTGCGCGCCGCCGAGTGTTTCGATGCTTACCTGGAAGCCGTCGACGGACGCTGGGACACCCCCGCCGGCCGAGACCTGGTGTGGCGCGTGCGGGCCCCCAAGGCAGCCGATGCGATGGTCGCATTGATCGCCGATCCGAAACGCCCGTTGAACGAGACCGATCGCTACTTCCGCAGTCTTGAATTTCATGGCGCGGACGTTCGAGACGCGGCGCTGAAGCGTCTACTTCCCTGA